The following coding sequences are from one Anguilla anguilla isolate fAngAng1 chromosome 12, fAngAng1.pri, whole genome shotgun sequence window:
- the LOC118209926 gene encoding class A basic helix-loop-helix protein 9, giving the protein MTGRGSFTESELSEEELDGTAPCGDGFEDSGSDDGGGGRKGSSPLPGSEDSAGGASPGEPGEAKGQGKRRSRPARSKARRVAANVRERKRILDYNQAFNALRAALKHDLSGKRLSKIATLRRAINRIASLSVFLRANPGPAPCAAAAAAVTAPLQQRRPCVRADCRGPADEPGSEPREECGFRALPDPYLCGRQPAGLHAHGHAHGPAHILPGEPQLYPADAAGHPGPPCPPSPRCPRVSADAPLFAPHERYPELRSPPIYAGGGGGGGGGGPGSGYQFGARATCHQNHMDAFADCHPALPPLAWQLGYLQGGSGFQQSLSMH; this is encoded by the coding sequence ATGACGGGCCGGGGCAGCTTCACCGAGTCGGAGCTCTCCGAGGAGGAGCTGGACGGGACCGCGCCATGCGGGGACGGGTTCGAGGACAGCGGCAgcgacgacggcggcggcggcaggaaGGGGTCGTCCCCCCTGCCCGGGAGCGAGGATTCGGCGGGCGGGGCCTCCCCCGGAGAGCCCGGGGAGGCCAAGGGCCAAGGGAAGAGGCGGAGCCGGCCGGCGCGGTCCAAGGCCCGGCGGGTGGCGGCCAACGTGCGGGAGCGCAAGCGCATCCTGGACTACAACCAGGCCTTCAACGCCCTGCGCGCCGCGCTCAAGCACGACCTGAGCGGCAAGCGGCTCTCCAAGATCGCCACGCTGCGCCGCGCCATCAACCGCATCGCCTCGCTGTCCGTCTTCCTGCGCGCCAACCCCGGGCCCGCCCcctgcgccgccgccgccgccgccgtcacCGCCCCGCTGCAACAGCGCCGGCCCTGCGTCCGCGCCGACTGCCGCGGCCCCGCGGACGAACCCGGGTCCGAGCCCCGGGAGGAGTGCGGCTTCCGGGCGCTGCCCGACCCCTACCTGTGCGGGCGCCAGCCGGCCGGCCTGCATGCGCACGGCCACGcccacggccccgcccacatcctGCCGGGGGAACCCCAGCTGTACCCGGCGGACGCCGCGGGGCACCCGGGGCCCCCCTGCCCTCCTTCGCCGCGCTGCCCCCGCGTCTCGGCCGACGCCCCGCTCTTCGCCCCGCACGAACGATACCCTGAGCTCCGCAGCCCCCCCATCTacgccggggggggcgggggcggcggcggcggcgggccggGGTCCGGCTACCAGTTCGGGGCCCGGGCCACCTGTCACCAGAACCACATGGACGCCTTCGCGGACTGCCACCCCGCGCTCCCCCCCCTCGCCTGGCAGCTCGGCTACCTGCAGGGGGGGTCCGGGTTCCAGCAGTCCCTCAGCATGCACTGA